A portion of the Sus scrofa isolate TJ Tabasco breed Duroc chromosome 5, Sscrofa11.1, whole genome shotgun sequence genome contains these proteins:
- the LOC110260665 gene encoding keratin, type II cytoskeletal 6A-like: protein MSCKSIVKSQSSGRRGFSASSARVPGVCRSGFSTVSVSRSRGSGGLSGVCGGAGFGSRSLYSLGGSKRISIAGGYGGGVGAGFGFGGGARSGFGFGAGSGGFGLGGGAGFVGGYGGSGFPVCPPGGIQEVTINQNLLTPLNLQIDPTIQRVRTEEREQIKTLNNKFASFIDKVRFLEQQNKVLDTKWTLLQEQGIKTVRQNLEPLFEQYINDLRRQLDSILGERGRLDSELRGMQDLVEDFKKKYEDEINKRTAAENEFVNLKKDVDTAYMNKVELQAKVDSLTDEINFLRAFYDAELAQMQTHISDTSVVLSMDNNRNLDLDSIIAEVKAQYEDIAQRSRAEAESWYQSKYEELRVTAGRHGDDLRNTKQEISEINRMIQRLRSEIDHVKKQCTSLQSAIADAEQRGEMALKDARNKLAELEDALQKAKQDMARLLKEYQELMNTKLALDVEIATYRKLLEGEECRLNGEGVGQVNISVVQSTVSSGYGGASGVGSGLGLGGGSGYSYSSGHGLGGGFSSGSGRAIGGGLSSSGGSSSTIKYTTTTSSSSSRKGYRH, encoded by the exons ATGTCTTGCAAATCCATCGTGAAGAGCCAAAGCAGCGGCCGCCGGGGCTTCAGTGCCAGCTCAGCCAGAGTCCCCGGGGTCTGCCGCTCTGGCTTCAGCACTGTCTCCGTGTCCCGCTCCAGGGGCAGTGGCGGCCTGTCTGGAGTGTGTGGAGGAGCTGGTTTTGGCAGCCGCAGCCTCTATAGCCTGGGCGGCTCCAAGAGGATCTCCATCGCTGGTGGATATGGCGGCGGAGTTGGGGCTGGCTTCGGCTTTGGAGGTGGAGCCAGGAGTGGATTTGGTTTTGGTGCTGGTAGTGGTGGCTTTGGGCTCGGTGGTGGAGCTGGCTTTGTTGGGGGCTATGGGGGCTCTGGCTTCCCTGTGTGCCCCCCCGGAGGCATCCAAGAGGTCACCATCAACCAGAATCTCCTCACCCCTCTGAACCTGCAAATCGACCCCACCATCCAGCGGGTGAGGACCGAGGAGCGGGAGCAGATCAAGACCCTCAACAACAAGTTCGCCTCCTTCATCGACAAG GTCCGATTCCTGGAGCAGCAGAACAAGGTGCTGGACACCAAGTGGACCCTGCTGCAGGAGCAGGGCATCAAGACTGTCAGGCAGAACCTGGAGCCTTTGTTCGAGCAGTACATCAACGACCTCAGGAGACAGCTGGACAGCATCCTGGGGGAGAGAGGCCGCCTGGACTCAGAGCTCAGGGGGATGCAGGACTTGGTGGAGGACTTCAAGAAGAA GTATGAAGACGAGATCAACAAGCGCACAGCGGCCGAGAATGAATTTGTGAATCTGAAGAAG gatgtggATACTGCCTACATGAATAAGGTTGAACTACAAGCCAAGGTCGACTCTCTCACAGATGAGATCAACTTCCTAAGAGCCTTCTATGACGCA GAACTGGCTCAGATGCAAACCCACATCTCAGACACGTCTGTGGTCCTCTCCATGGACAACAACCGCAACCTGGACCTGGACAGCATCATCGCTGAAGTCAAAGCCCAATATGAGGACATTGCTCAGAGGAGCCGGGCTGAGGCTGAGTCCTGGTACCAGTCCAAG TATGAGGAGCTGCGGGTCACAGCGGGCAGGCACGGAGATGACCTGCGCAACACCAAGCAGGAGATCTCCGAGATCAACCGCATGATCCAGAGGCTGCGGTCTGAGATCGACCACGTCAAGAAGCAG TGCACCAGCCTGCAGTCTGCCATCGCTGATGCCGAGCAGCGTGGGGAGATGGCCCTCAAGGATGCCAGGAACAAGCTGGCCGAGCTGGAGGATGCCCTGCAGAAGGCCAAGCAGGACATGGCCAGGCTGCTGAAGGAGTACCAGGAGCTCATGAACACCAAGCTGGCCCTGGACGTGGAGATTGCCACCTACAGGAAGCTGCTGGAAGGCGAGGAGTGCAG GCTGAATGGGGAAGGTGTTGGACAAGTCAACATCT ctgtggtgcagtccacCGTCTCCAGCGGCTATGGCGGTGCCAGCGGTGTCGGCAGTGGCTTGGGCCTGGGTGGAGGCAGTGGCTACTCCTACAGCAGTGGTCACGGCCTTGGAGGTGGCTTCAGTTCTGGCAGTGGCAGAGCCATAGGAGGTGGCCTCAGCTCCTCTGGGGGCAGCAGTTCCACCATCAAatacaccaccaccacctcctcctcttccagcaGGAAGGGCTACAGGCACTGA